In Triticum aestivum cultivar Chinese Spring chromosome 5B, IWGSC CS RefSeq v2.1, whole genome shotgun sequence, the following proteins share a genomic window:
- the LOC123113487 gene encoding probable CoA ligase CCL6 — translation MEKTVYTVKVGEATPAAGGRPAAGPVYRSIYANDGLMRLPQEIHSPWDFFSGAVKKYPKNRMLGRRQVSEGKAGDYVWQTYEQVYQKVIQIGAAIRGFGVKPGAHCAIYGSNCPEWVMAMQACNSQGICYVPLYDTLGQNAVEFILDHAEISIAFMQESKIKSIVAVLPKCTAHIKAIVSFGDVTIELKREVEQLGVSCFSWEEFSTMGEETKELPKKQKDDISTIMYTSGTTGEPKGVIITNRAIVAGVTTTEHLLQLTDKVVDEYDSYFSYLPLAHIFDQVIGNYCISKGASIGFWQGDIRYLMEDVQLMKPTIFCGVPRVYDRIYTGINQKIQSGGLIAKHLFQYAYNYKLGNLMNGFKQHEASPFFDKIVFSKIKEGLGGRIRLMLSGAAPLPRHIEEFMRVTSCSVLAQGYGLTESCSGCFTSIANVISMIGTVGPPVTAVEARLESVPEMGYDALSSAPRGEICLRGHTLFSGYYKRPDLTEEVYSDGWFHTGDIGEWQPDGTMKIIDRKKNIFKLSQGEYVAVEVLESAYTQSQLVASVWVYGNSFESFLVAVVVPEKQAIEDWAALNGKSGDYAELCSDPKARRYIQDELNQTGKKLGLRGFEMLRAVHLEPVPFSIDKDLITPTFKLKRPQLLKYYKDRVDQLYKDAKMGAAQ, via the exons ATGGAGAAGACGGTGTACACCGTGAAGGTGGGCGAGGCGACGCCGGCCGCCGGAGGCAGGCCGGCAGCCGGGCCGGTCTACCGGAGCATCTACGCCAATGACGGCCTCATGCGGCTTCCGCAGGAAATCCATTCCCCATGGGACTTCTTCAG TGGGGCAGTCAAGAAGTATCCCAAGAACAGAATGCTCGGCCGGCGCCAGGTTTCTGAGGGCAAG GCTGGTGACTATGTATGGCAAACGTATGAACAAGTGTACCAGAAGGTCATCCAGATTGGAGCAGCTATCAGAGGCTTCGGGGTTAAGCCG GGGGCTCACTGTGCCATATATGGATCCAACTGCCCAGAATGGGTCATGGCCATGCAG GCTTGCAACAGCCAAGGAATTTGTTATGTACCACTGTATGACACCCTCG GACAAAATGCAGTTGAATTTATCTTGGACCATGCTGAGATCTCCATAGCCTTTATGCAGGAGAGCAAGATAAAATCA ATTGTCGCCGTACTCCCAAAGTGTACAGCCCACATCAAAG CCATTGTTAGTTTTGGAGATGTGACAATTGAGCTTAAAAGGGAAGTTGAACAATTAGGAGTATCTTGCTTTTCCTGGGAAGAATTTTCTACAATG GGAGAAGAAACTAAAGAACTTCCTAAGAAACAAAAGGACGACATTAGTACAATCATGTATACCAGTGGAACAACAGGGGAGCCAAAGGGTGTGATAATCACGAACAGGGCTATCGTAGCTGGGGTTACCACCACAGAGCACCTCCTCCAATTGACAGATAAAGTG GTGGACGAATATGATTCATACTTTTCCTATCTTCCATTAGCTCACATTTTCGATCAAGTAATCGGAAATTACTGCATCTCCAAAGGGGCTTCCATTGGATTCTGGCAAGGG GACATTAGGTACCTGATGGAGGATGTGCAACTGATGAAACCAACAATATTCTGTGGTGTTCCTCGCGTTTATGATCGTATATACACAG GTATCAACCAAAAAATTCAGTCTGGAGGGCTGATAGCCAAGCACCTTTTTCAGTATGCTTACAACTA CAAACTTGGCAACTTAATGAACGGATTCAAACAGCATGAAGCATCGCCATTTTTTGACAAAATAGTCTTCAGCAAA ATAAAGGAAGGGCTTGGAGGCCGCATACGCCTCATGCTATCCGGCGCGGCGCCTTTGCCAAGACACATTGAAGAGTTCATGCGAGTTACCAGCTGCAGTGTCCTTGCACAAGGATATG GGCTCACTGAGAGCTGTTCGGGATGCTTTACGTCGATCGCCAACGTTATCTCGATGATTGGGACGGTTGGCCCTCCCGTGACGGCGGTCGAGGCACGGTTGGAGTCCGTTCCTGAAATGGGCTACGACGCGCTCTCCAGTGCGCCGCGAGGCGAGATCTGCTTGAGGGGACACACCTTGTTCTCCGGGTACTACAAGCGCCCTGACCTCACAGAGGAAGTGTACTCAGACGGGTGGTTCCATACAG GCGATATCGGGGAGTGGCAACCAGATGGCACGATGAAGATCATCGACAGAAAGAAGAACATCTTCAAGCTGTCCCAGGGGGAGTATGTGGCAGTGGAGGTCCTGGAAAGCGCATACACGCAGTCTCAACTCGTTGCGTCG GTTTGGGTCTACGGGAACAGCTTCGAGTCCTTCCTTGTTGCTGTGGTCGTCCCTGAGAAGCAAGCCATTGAGGACTGGGCTGCACTTAACGGCAAGTCTGGTGACTACGCTGAGTTGTGCAGTGATCCCAAGGCGAGGAGGTACATCCAGGATGAGCTGAATCAAACCGGGAAGAAACTCGGG TTGAGAGGATTTGAGATGCTGAGGGCCGTTCACCTGGAGCCTGTGCCATTCAGCATCGACAAGGACCTGATCACCCCAACTTTCAAGCTCAAGAGGCCCCAGCTGCTCAAATATTACAAG GATCGCGTTGATCAGCTGTATAAGGATGCCAAGATGGGAGCTGCACAATGA